TTCTTCATTTAGATCCCtgaattttccaaaaataaaagctgtcCATAACCTTGCTTATTAAACTTTGTTCCCTCAAGCACAACACCCACTGTAGAGCTGTGTTCTAAGTGCAGACACACATGCAAGAGTCAGGTCATGGATAAAGTGGACACTGGCAGAGTTTGAAAActgccagcaggaattcccaggttAGGTCAGCATTGAATAATatcccaaaaaccaaaaaaagagcTCAAAAAGGAACAAAGATCTCAGTAGACCAGATGTCTTTGGGCTGTACCATGGTGGCatgctcagctgggagctgggcttggtAACAGAGTCAGAGCCATAGGGATTTGTGTGTGTCCAAGAAGCACCAGTCACACAATGGAGGAAGTGCTGGAGTTGACAGATGTGCCAGACTGCCACAGAGAGTCACTCTCTCCCAGGCAAGGTCAGAGCCCTCTGCTGATGGAAAAGGAAGTCAAACTACAGCTACTTTGCTGATCCAAACCTCCAGCTGGAAGaggagcacacacagacacctgACTTCTCTTTAAAAGAGGGTAAGCAGAATTTTCACTCCTCCAGGCAGCAAAAATGGGTTTTCCCCTTCCTTACCTCCTCGCTGCTCATGGACTCagagctgaaggtgctgtggtGGCACCTCACAGTGATGTTGGCAACCAGCTCCCCGGAGACTTCCACAACACTCCTGCAGGAAGCAGTGGGCTGtaacagaacaaaacagagcCAATCTCACAGAGCAAACATCCAATACAAACCCTCCCATGGGAGTCTCATTGCTgaaggatttaaaaaacaaattccaAGAGAAAGAAACCCAAGAACGATTACACACGACTACACACACGCTATTGCTCCACAACTATGTGTTTGTTGTACAAACCTCTGAGCCTGCTCGGGGCAGGAGGAAACCTCCACATCCTTTTCACAGCTCAGCACAAAGAGAAGGACAGTACAGGGCTATGCCaatggcagctccagctctggaagtTAAACTACCCTTAAAGGTATTATCTCTGCAATCGGACAAAAAACTGCTGCAAAAACCTGCACTCAAGTTTGGAAAACACGTCCTCACATGGCCATACTGCCCCAAGAAGAAGAGGGGCATGGTGTCAGTTTAGGATACAGGGATAACACTGTAGGAGCCAACAGTTGtgtttttaaaggcaaataGCAAAGCAATAACCAACAATTCTGTATGGTGCCATCTACACACATGCCTGAGCTGCTTagctccagagcagagaggtgGTTTGGCACAAGTAACAGAGAAGTCCAGACTCAAAGACAATGTATTTTCACCAAAATGGGTGATTTAGGACTCAGAGTGGGGCAAGAGTTGTATCAAGAGCCTTTTTACTTCAGGCTGAGAGTGAAAAACTGGGAAGAGATCAGCACTGTCAGCACAGAGGGGGGatctgcacagcacaggaagaTAACAATTTATGAAGTGCCCAGATAGGCAAAAGCAAGTGAAATGTCAGCTCTTCTACCCTCTAACCTTAGAGAACAAGCCATTCCTTCTAGGATTTGGCCCCAGAAGCACACATACCTTCACTACATGCTGCTCCCAGACACAAATCCTCTTTTCAGCTGCCCTCCCTACAGAGCAGGCAGAAGTTTCCCACCACTGACCCTTCCCACCCGACACCCACTCCACGCTGCAGCTTGTGTCAAAAGCAGCCAGCCATTCCTCatttcccagcaccagcagcatcctgaCAAGAGCCTGCACGGAGGGAGAGGAGGcttcccagtcccagcagggGCACCCACCACGAAAGGCCCAGTTCTGAAGTCACAGGTGAAGGGGTCTCTCCCTGAAGCTTTGGTGCACACGGTCTCACGGATGCTGAACCGCAGATCTAACCCGTAAGTATCGCTGTCCCACGTCTCCACCTAGCAAAAGCAGTGTCAACACAACACATCATTAGTCCTTTTTGGttattcttttctctttctcataGTCCAACCAATGCTAAATTGGCCAGCCAAGATGggagactaaaaaaaaaatatatatatataaaagcagtgccttcccaaaaaaacccctaacaaATTCCCACTACTTGCAAATACTTGGGGGTTTTAATCCAAACTGGATAGACCCATACATCAGCTTGACATTCATTCTTGCAGAAGACTTGATATAGGCCACCTGTAGAAACAGAAAGGTTCTGCGGGTGTTCAGGAGCATGGACATTATAACTTTGAATATAGAAGTTTTAACTCCTTAACTCAGGGAGTATTCAGTATAATTCCGAGCACAAATTAAAACAGATAGGGGTTTCCTGCTTGCACTTAAGATTCCAGCAACTTTAAACCAGAACTGGTGCATAGAGACAGATGACATAAAGATCAGAGAAAGAATCCTGTATTGTGTGGGCGTGTAATCAGCAAAGAGCTTCAGATGAACCAGGTTGCTTGATGCCCAAAGCAAAGCAGTTAgctggaggtatttaaaaacaTCACTCTTGAACAAAATCCTACAACCCTCAAGGACTTCTACTCTAGGTGtgaaaaatctgaattcctaaaatattttaattacaaacTTCCATACAAAAGATATTTAGGTTACTAAAACCATAACTTCAGATAGTGACCCAAATCCATGCTCTTCCAAGCCAACTCCAACTAAATCTGGGTTTCCAGGACTGGAAAAGAGTTTTCTATCCCAGAAAAGCTCATTTTAGGTACAGGATCTCCGTTGAGTGCGTACTTACTCCCATGACTCGGCTCGTGACAACACCATACAGGTTTCTGCTCCATGACTGGGAATTGATCCGTGCAATGGAAGCATTGAGAGCCTCTTCTGCGACAGGGAGGGCATAGTCATACACTGGAAACCCTGAGAGGGAGGCACAGTTCCATCAGAAGTTCATTGTAGGCATGTGCTTTTCCCCAGAAACCACCCTAAGAAGGAGGACGAGGCTCCAGCTTACCTGAACATGAGAAAACGCTCAGTGTGAGGACAAAAATTAAGATCTTCATGGTGTGTCTTTCAAAATCCTCCagtcttttccctttccaagcAAGGATTCCCAGTGCATATCCCTCTGTCTTTATATAAATGCAGCCTTGATCCTATGCCTGACCTCTCCATATCCAAGCTCTGCTCCAAACATTGCACTTCAAACAGAATTGATCCCAGGGTAAATATTTGTTGTCAGCTTTTCTCCATTTAGCAGTAATTTTCTGATAAGTCATGGGCTGCAGTGCCTTTTTCCCATGACTGAATTCCTGGTATGTTCATAGCCAAAGGCACAATCTGgttattttgttctcttttagCCATTAGTTTTCCACAGGGTGAGTCAACTCTGTCCTTAGCCAGGACCTGGACCCAGGACCTTCATGTCTTGGCAGCAACTGGAAGCACTTCCAAGCTGGCATTCCCTGAGGATTCCTGAGCATCAGAGGGGAATTCAGCCACAAGGAACTGCCACCATCACCCTGCAGACAAAAGCACCCATGAGAAACCTCCTAGACACGAAGCACATTGCAGATCACTGGGATATGAAGTTTCAGCCCAAAAGTAAACGGGATTTTTGGAAAATTGTGTTGGAAACTGCTGCCTTCAAGTAAGCTCACCTGTTGCTGCCTGTTCACAAGGCAGAGGTGGGTGTAACCATGTACATTCTGAAGATCCCATGAGTGAAATTCCTCCATTAACTTCCAAATTGCAGTTCCACTTGAATTCTGTGGCATGGGGTCATTTTAAGAACTTCCCAAACAGAAGAAATTGTGTGAGGCTCAAATTTAATAAGGGAAAGCATAAAGTTGCTCCCGCTTgtaagcaaaaagaaaaaggggtgGGCACTTTTTACCAGTGtaatggtttgaaagcaaaaccagtgagagactccaagtcagaaatacaatttaataggaaaaaagagaaaaataaaatacacgCAATAGAATAAAGGAAAAACCACTGACACAGCCAGAATACAACCTGAAACCCTGCTAattagggtggtggtagcagtccagatgaagaggtcttgttgaagtagtgatcctgtagaaaggtctggtagctcttgtcctctggaaaccagtgggtaatggctgctttggtgttccaaatctcagtttctatctaggtaggaaatgtttggctcctccccccgggtggagcatctcccaatggcccattaacaggagatatctctgTGGAGGAAGCGCGGGTTGTAGAAATtataaagaacactgccccaggcacagatggtgatagaatacataccTTTGGGCACATCTTcacattgtaacctaggacaacCAGCCAGCTTGGATTTCAGCATTGGGAACTGGGTCAAATATGCCAATTGAAAGTTTTCCCAGTCAAAATCCAGAGCCTCTCTCTACATCCATTCTCCTTGTTCCGTGCAGCTGAAGAGGTTCTCTCCTAGCTCTTGGACACCCTCACCTGTAGCCAGGAAtgttctgctgtggctgcagccacGCCAGATCAAAGGATTTAAACCGAGGTGGAGACTCTCAGGAACAGCCTGCTGTGCCGTGCCCAACtttcccactgccagagccaAGACCAGGCCTCCTCAGAGCAAGGGAAAACCTTCAGGTGAGCTCTTTGACCCGCCTCTGCCAGGTTTTCTCTGCAATCAGTCAGAGGTGGTGATGAAACACATGGAATTACACCACTCAAACCACAGCATTTGTGGTGTGCCATTAGCAAAATCAAAAGATTCCTGAGAAGTTCTTCACCATGGGCATGGCAtgacagaacaagggggaatggcttcccacaGCCAGAGAGCAGGGTTAGGTGGGGTATTGGGACGAaatcctccctgtgagggtggggaggccctggcacagggtgcccagagaagctgtggctgcgCCATCCTGGGAAGTGTTCCAATGCAggtggatggggcttggaaaaACCAAGCacttgggatagtggaaagtgtccctgctcatggcaggggggatcagaatgagatgggcttttcagatccctttcaacccaaagtGTTCTATGATTTTCTGAGCAGAAGACTTACATTGACATCAGCTGATAGAGGCAGGAGTAAAGCTTCTAAATTTCACTCAGACTCACAGAGGATTTGAGACCTGATCCATAATTTACAGACACAACAGTCTCAGCTTTGAATCTCTTCATAGCTCATCTGTGTGCCCCTTGAGATACTGGCAGAAAATCATACATCCCATTCAGACACTGACTGTGGGCTGTTGAATATTCTCCAGCCCTTCAACCcctgggaaggagaagaagcCTTTGAGATTCCAATTTCTCTGACTGCTCACACACAGTCCTAAGCTGGTACCCTCTGCCACGCATTTAAGTCAtatgaggagaggctgaaggagctggaaaggggctcagctgggagaaaaggaggctcagggggcccttgtggctctgcacaactccctgacaggaggggacagccaggggattgggctctgctccagggaacagggacaggaggagagggaacggcctcaggctgggcaggggagggtcAGGGTGCACACCAGgagaatttctccatggaaagggtggtcaggtactggaaggggctgcccagagaggtttggagtccccatccctggaggtgttcaggaAACATGGCACTCGGatctctgggctggggacaaggtgggcattGGGCACAGGTTGGACTGGAAGGtctcagagatcttttccaactgaaacgattctgggattctgtgatcctttTGGCACTGCAGGTCTAATGGGCATAACTTCACCCTCTGCAACTCCTACTGGTGTTGCAGGAGGCGGACTTTCAGAATGAAGCAATAAAAAGCACAGGTtgcagcaaacaaaaccacaggaaTACATACCAGATGGGTGTTCTGGAAcatcacagcctgcagcagaacCTCAGAGGCCTCACTTCATTACTTTCAGCCTTTGAAACTTCAAATATTTGAAGTTTCAGAGACTTTCCTGTGCCTGCCAGGTCAGAAAGAACAGCTCTTACAGGGTCATTGCCACAAATTTGTAGCTGATGCAAGGCAAACATTTCCTCCAGACCCAGTCATGCCTGAAAAGTCACAGGGCTacatctgtttttaattttttaaaaaaagttttccagAGATTGCTGATCATTTTCAAGGTTTTCTCCCTATCCCTAGGACACATTCTCCAGAAGTCATGCTGTTACACCCTTCTACATTTAGTGAAAGTTACCTGCAATGACCAGTCGATCAAAGTCCTGGGAAAACTTGAACTCCTGGGTGAACCCAGGCAAAACATTAATCTCCCACATCTGAAGCCATTAACTGCCAAGTACTGTCCTCAATGTCATACCCTGTCCCCTGTAAGTGTGCTGATCCCATTTAAAAGGGGTTGCCaatgaaaacaagttttaatatttttgtaatttccGCATTAGCATTAAAATCCTTGATCAGAAAAACCACATGTCAAAATTTCTAGGATTCTAAAATGCCAGCTATAATTTTCACCCTGGATTTTAGAGTCTCTGAACAGCCTTACAAAGTTTTAGTTTCAGACACTATAGAAAAAGTCCCTGGTGTTCAGATATACCTTTACATCAGCATATACTCGTTACTATTATTTTAGGCAGCAGCACAATAACCCAAACAGGCTGTTCCTGTGTTCTCATGTCCTGCACAGCAGTAACTGGGAATTCAAGAATGGATTCAGGAGCTTCAGGGTGTACAGGAAGCCACAAAGACTTTGGGATGCTGAAATGGACCTACCTGgtgcctgtgcctgggctgcacagggctgagctccaACTGGATGATCTAACAAAGGCTGAATGGACATACCATGGTCCATTGGAGACTCCTATTCCTAGTCCTATGAGCTACAAAATTCAGCTATAACCAGTTGATTTTTGCATGCTAACTTGAAatccaggagaggaaaaggtaAACGTGGAAAAGAGTTCTCCCAATTCTAGTGACAGCTGTGACTGCATGCCACCTGTGCCCATGGCAGCgtggctggaactggatgatcttaaTGATACTTCCCAACACAAAGTACTCTGGCATTCTGTGATTCGCCAAGTGGAGAGCAAAACTGAGCCATATGAATCCCTGCTTTTCATCAGCTATCTGCTTCTTCCTTCGTTCCAAGCAAGTCCAGGATTTAGCTTCAAAGCTGACGTACGTGTCTTTAAGGTGCCCAAATGCAGGAGAGGGatggcagctgcagtgcagggttCGAGTTCCATCAGAGTCTCTCTCTCACGATGGCACCGATGCCGCTGCCTTGAGACACCTGCCTGCGGGAGCCTGCCCTCGAGCATGGCCACTGAGGTGAGGTGTCATGAAAGTCTCTGAATGGCTCGCAGTGCCCTGCATGCAGCTGAGGGGACATTTGGTTACTGAGCACATATTAGGTTCCCAGAGCAGGTTGCAGGTGCCTTGTGTGTCACTGAAGAAAAGGCAGATCCCACATGTGTCACCGAGGTGTCATGAAGGTCTCTGAATGGCTCGCAGTGCCCTGCATGCagctgaggggacacggggatcACTGAGGGGGAAGTGGGTGGCAGATGCCCTGCATGCCGCTGAGGTGACCCGGGAGTCACTGAGGGGAGGCAGCTGTCTGTCCCGTTCCTCAGGGCGCGTCAGGGTCACTGAGGAAACGTGAGCGTCGCTTGAGGGGAGCCGGGCATGCCGCGCGTGGCTGAGCCGTTGGCTGAAGGGACTTGGGGGCCGCGGAGGGGCCGTGGGCGCCCCGAGGGACACGGGAGGGGCGGGCGggtccccgctccccgctccccgctccccgctccccgctgcAGGCGGCGTTTCCCGCCCAGGCgcgggcggccccgccccgccggtcCCCTCAGCCGCGGGGCGGGAACTCGGACCCGCTGAGTGCGCCCCGTGGGGCGAGGCGCCGGGCGGCCTTTCGTGAGTGCTCTGTGCTTTTCAGCGGTCTCGTCCTTTGCGATCACAACCTGTTCCTAAGCAGTCTTAATTTTTGTCCCTAAAGCCACCCACTCCCTCACACATCCCCCTCGTGCCTTCCCACTGCCGTGTCCCATCAGGGCCTCCGCAGCCCCTGATCCCTTCACGGCCTCCCAGCGCCCCGTCCCCTCAGGATCTCCCCCATCCCGGCCAACCTGCCCGGCAGCAGcgctgcagccccacaggagcTCCAGAGGAGCCCGAGCAAGAGGCACCACGGAGCCCTCAGCAATCCAGCCAGGAACACCCCGGCAGGAGAGCACCCATGGCGGGttcctggctgggacaggggtCGTGGCCATCTCCAGGCACCGGTCTCGCAGGGATCCCCGCAGCTCCGGCCCCTGCCCACCCGCTCTGTTGGCAGCACAAACGCTTCAGCACAACCACCAAAGGCCAAGGGGCTTCTGGCCattttccctgcagcactgcacgCCTGGGCAGCTTGCTGAGCACAAGCacccttctctccctcttttccagTGCCCTGCAGACCCTGGGCAACAAAACAAAGATCCTGGGAGTCTATGTATTATAATGAAGCGCGGAAAATAGACTTCGCAACCTATAAAGTTGTGGAGTAGgtacgtattttattcagcgctggatgcagggggagagcatcttcccaaatcctgcgtaccttacatgcttctaaccttctatttatctaggAAGTTTATGCATATTCTAAATCACCTATACATATTGATTATCTGCCCCGCCTGTTTCCCCGCTTCgtatggaaattagctgcatattcattgcgGCTGCGTAGTTTATTGAGTTGgtggtcttcaaatgagtctgtgggcagaaaacgatgaagtaaaagtcttcctcactaGTTGAACtcttcaccttgtctttccacgCATGCGCTTTTAGTCTCTTGGTCGCGATATTTTGCAGACTTTGCACTTTTACGATGAGGGACCACTTTCCTTCTGCAAGCTCAGCAAAATCTATACATCAGGGGTCTCTTAttgtgcattcctttccttataagcacACATTAACTGATACCATATGTTCTACTCTTCATTCTATTTAACCCTTAAATCCCCTGTTTCAATAACACATCCTTATTTCCATactaaagtaaaacaaaaagaagaaaataacactcgtgaagaaaaagaaaacccctcCTAGCTCAGGTGGCCTCAGCAGACAGAGCCTTCCAGATCAGCTCTCCGCAGATCTCCAGCAGCGAAGCCAGCTGAGGCCCGACAGACGATGCCGTATCCTCCATGCCCTGTGGAATTGGTCTTGCAGCCTCTGGAAGATGGAATATCGCCCACTCTGTAGTGCCCGGAGGACACACAATGTTTGAAGTGCCAGgtctgacacagcacagcttaTGTCTTCTGTCAGGTGTTCAATGGCTGGAAGAGAGAGGAACACAGCCACAGTGGGAGCCCGGATCTGTGAGGACCCGAGGAGACGCCCCTGCCAGGGCGATCCCAGCCCGCTGTAGCCATGaccaggagggagcagagacaACCGGGATCAGCCCGAAGCTGCTAGCCACGAATCCCCCACGTGCCCCTGAAATCTCCGTGTCGTCACCACGACACCCTCTGTccgcacagggagcagagccctccgcAGCCGGGACAGGGattgcagctcctcctgccagtcCCGCTCACAGCCCGCTGCCCTCATTCACCTCTGCAGAGCACCTGGAGGTCCTCCCGGTGCCCCCTCAAGCTCCGCCCGGCCATCCCTGGGAACACAGACCCTGTCACGGCTCTGCCCAgcggcacagctccctgccagcggcgctgccagccctgtggccactGGCCCTCGTGGCCcggcagggctcagcccgggcCCTTGCCGCACGCTGCCGCCCAAGGGCACGGCTGCGAGAGGGCGGCAGCAGCGCCGAGGGCAGCCGGGGCTCCACGGCGCCGGGCCCGGATGGCAGAAGCTGCCGGGGCAgcaggcggggctggggccgagctGCGGCGGGGTGGGCAGGGAGCCCGGGCTCACCGATAAACCTGACGGCCGCCTCTCGCAGGGGCTCCTGTGGGCTCCGCAGGTACCGCAGGGCCTGGCGCAGGTAATTGGCGATTCGTTCCTcgtcctctgccagctgcagagagcgGCGGGAGGGAAGGGTCGGGGCGGGCTCCGGCCCTTTGGCaggcgctgcccgcgcccggccccggcctcCCCTGCCCgcacagccctgagcgcggCCAGCAGCCGCTGGCccgggctctgcaggggcacagggccggctgtgcccggggagccgcggtgccggcccggcccgcagccccgctGGGCCGGGGCTCCGTGGGCAGCCGGCTCGGGGCcgcaggagcctggagaagagcccGTGCGGCCCCTGCGTGCAGCGCTGGGCAGGGCCGCAGCTGCCGAGCGCACACAGTGAGCGCCGCGCTCagggggctgctccagcctgagcctggcgCTTCCAGGCCGTTCTTACCAGGCAGTCTGCAAACTTCCAGAGCTTGTCCTTCTTCACATGATTTTCAAGATCTTGCCTCTTCAGGAACTTGGCCACAGAAAGCAGCGCTGTCCGAGcggcctggagagcagcagagatgtggagATGTCCCCACACTTCAGGGCACAGGACCCGCATCCCTGTGCTAaggcctggaggaggctgcagcctgccaggCACCAGGGCAGTTGGTAGCCAAGCCCCCTCACAGGGGGACATCATCAGCCCATGTGTCCTCACCTCTGCCACATGTGAATTCTCATCATGGCAGTGGAAGAAGAGTGGTAGCAGGCTCTGCCGCATGTATGTCTTCAGagccttttttccttcttctcctaCAAAATTCATCAACGTTCGAAAGACAAacatggagagcagctgcaccTGACTATCATCCTATATGAaaggaaggaatgaaggaaaaaagaccTCAGTATCAGCGACTCCCCACTCACATTGGCACAAGCCTGAAAATCCACAGAGGGCAAAGAGTCTGGGCCACACCCAGTGGCCGTTGTCTGGGGCACAGAACCTTACGTTGCCAAAGAGTGGCAGGAGCacctcagccagctgcagggcaATGGGGCTGGGTATTGAGGTGCCATTATCCAGGAACAAATAGCTGATGAGAATGATGGTCATTCTGACCACGTCACTATCATCgtcctgcaggagctccacaAGGCCTTCAGTCAGGTTCCACATTCTTTTGGTCTGTGTGGAACACAAGCCTGTGAAaccccaccctgctgcctccagcccctgaAGGCCAAAGGCCTGTCTCAAAGCACTCGGGCAGCTGAAccaggaggcaggagagctgggagcagctgctccagcacttgAGGGCCAGCCAAGCTCAAGAGACTGCTTTCACCAGCGCAGCTTCAGGCACTGCCCCCTTCTCACCAGCGAGGGATCATCCCTAAGCAGAAGGAGGGCCCTGAGAACCTGGCGACGAATCTCTGCGTGCTCGCTGTTCAGGTGCCTTGACAAGACATCCATTATGTTGTCACTGCATTCACTCAAGTCCAAGTACTCCAGGACCTgaaaggcacagggcagtgacaggggacacacaggagcCCAGAAGCGCACAGGGCTGGgcccagacagcagcacagggcacaggcaccgtcccaggcagctgtggctacgagaggacagagagctgggaggcagctcagggaggcagCGCTGGCCATCAGGCTCACCTCCACAAGGaatgccagggcagggaaatcCCAGTATGGCATCTCTTTGCTGAGCATCTCAAGGAGGCAGCATAAGATGCTTTTACACAAGTGCATGGATGCACTACGCAACTCCCTGGAAGGTGGAAAAAGGCACTAAGACCATCAGCCAGGGAGAAAAACCTCTCCCAGGACTGACACCCAGAGTTCTGGTCTTTCCCCACCATCCTGAAAGGGGGTCTGGGCCATTTGAGATGTTCCTGTCCTGGGCACCCTCCTTTCCCAGCATTTTTCAGTCTGCTTGGCCATCCCTCGATGACAAGACCCTCTGGCCCATGAGCACAGGTACTGTGTGGGGcaccctgggcacagagcaccAATGTCAGAGGCTGTAGGGAGCATGGTGGATCTCACCTGGCCAGCAGACCCACGGCATAGTGGTGGgtgtcagcacacagcagcGTGTCCCAGCCACACTTGCGTTCCATTGATATCACCACATGCTCACACTggagaaggcagagcagggacttcagggtctgcactgcaaacctgtgtgcagagcaaagctCAGGTCATGTTGAAAGCACTGgctcctgtcctggggacatggCTGGACATGACAGAA
This genomic stretch from Oenanthe melanoleuca isolate GR-GAL-2019-014 chromosome 7, OMel1.0, whole genome shotgun sequence harbors:
- the LOC130255506 gene encoding maestro heat-like repeat-containing protein family member 6; protein product: MEQRPPRVPKVAWLIEEEESPGDSSSEELEEVVPFQPVQKGWKKDEKDIEQRPSRVPKLAWGNEKEESPGAASAQETEHLVPFQPLQQGAAMDRTQEQDPTRGRFRRTAQLICKLLKSIRREGASTGVIAYSDIFKQKITVSLLDMLVKNGVSSPDQVPAMVRFIHQWLMANESTEHRVERILLDITKAQPTDVVMTLLRVAPWCDRAAMTMWTTIMSSLKIAEEVQQILLDVLGSWPEHSTCTSDGDTTRVLSLAATVVIWKILQVSCVPHVLILFFPRLFVHLLFQAYFSTLDTPEEVDKFWKRCQEQHSLTATPNRFAVQTLKSLLCLLQCEHVVISMERKCGWDTLLCADTHHYAVGLLARELRSASMHLCKSILCCLLEMLSKEMPYWDFPALAFLVEVLEYLDLSECSDNIMDVLSRHLNSEHAEIRRQVLRALLLLRDDPSLTKRMWNLTEGLVELLQDDDSDVVRMTIILISYLFLDNGTSIPSPIALQLAEVLLPLFGNDDSQVQLLSMFVFRTLMNFVGEEGKKALKTYMRQSLLPLFFHCHDENSHVAEAARTALLSVAKFLKRQDLENHVKKDKLWKFADCLLAEDEERIANYLRQALRYLRSPQEPLREAAVRFIGMAGRSLRGHREDLQVLCRAIEHLTEDISCAVSDLALQTLCVLRALQSGRYSIFQRLQDQFHRAWRIRHRLSGLSWLRCWRSAES
- the SPP2 gene encoding secreted phosphoprotein 24 is translated as MKILIFVLTLSVFSCSGFPVYDYALPVAEEALNASIARINSQSWSRNLYGVVTSRVMGVETWDSDTYGLDLRFSIRETVCTKASGRDPFTCDFRTGPFVPTASCRSVVEVSGELVANITVRCHHSTFSSESMSSEEMMHVPIMTPDRRGSARREDDVFAPEAFPSRGRGSSRGDWNKPSYLSPSKME